One region of Natronolimnobius baerhuensis genomic DNA includes:
- the mch gene encoding methenyltetrahydromethanopterin cyclohydrolase, translated as MESLNRMAIELVDEALDYAEELNVGGYDLENEATVLDFGLEFDGGVEAGLLLTEIQTAGLATPSHELGDVDGVPIPHVELTTDQPALSLLCSQKAGWELTTEDFEGLGSGPARALVAEEEEFRRVGYTDAFDLTALAVETDVHPTEAAAEQVADLAEVETSSVFLLAYQTASLVGSITNAARVAELATFRLVELGYDPLDIVSATGRAPVAPVADDEQTAIARTNDAIAYGGTAHVTVREDADTEVFESVPSTAAEDHGRPFGEVFDDLEWDFSEVPSDLFAPATITIDVLGGPTYVYGETDEELVAESFNL; from the coding sequence ATGGAAAGTCTCAATCGCATGGCTATCGAGTTGGTCGACGAGGCCCTCGACTACGCCGAGGAGCTTAACGTCGGCGGCTACGATCTCGAAAACGAGGCGACGGTGCTTGATTTCGGCCTCGAGTTCGACGGTGGCGTCGAAGCGGGACTGTTGCTGACGGAGATTCAGACGGCGGGATTGGCGACGCCGAGCCATGAACTCGGCGACGTCGATGGGGTTCCGATTCCACACGTCGAACTCACGACCGACCAGCCGGCACTCTCGCTGTTGTGCTCCCAGAAGGCAGGCTGGGAGCTGACGACTGAGGATTTCGAGGGACTGGGAAGCGGCCCCGCACGGGCGCTCGTCGCCGAAGAAGAGGAGTTCCGGCGCGTCGGCTACACGGATGCGTTCGATCTGACTGCGCTGGCGGTCGAAACGGACGTCCATCCGACCGAGGCAGCAGCCGAGCAGGTCGCTGATCTCGCGGAAGTCGAGACGAGCAGCGTTTTCTTGCTCGCGTATCAGACGGCGAGCCTCGTCGGAAGTATCACGAACGCTGCACGCGTCGCCGAACTCGCAACCTTCCGGCTGGTTGAACTCGGCTACGACCCGCTCGATATTGTCTCCGCAACGGGTCGTGCGCCGGTTGCGCCGGTTGCAGACGACGAACAGACTGCGATTGCCCGGACCAACGATGCGATTGCCTACGGAGGCACCGCACATGTGACGGTCCGCGAGGATGCCGACACGGAGGTCTTCGAGTCAGTACCATCGACAGCGGCCGAGGACCACGGCCGGCCGTTCGGCGAGGTCTTCGACGACCTCGAGTGGGACTTTTCGGAAGTTCCGTCGGATCTGTTCGCGCCAGCGACCATCACAATCGACGTCCTCGGTGGGCCAACGTACGTCTACGGCGAGACTGACGAGGAACTGGTCGCAGAGTCGTTCAATCTCTAA
- the pyrF gene encoding orotidine-5'-phosphate decarboxylase — MNFFDRLHDRIRMVNSVVSVGLDPDPARIPNHLSDYDLPRWAFNRRIIDATHEHAAVYKPNAAFYEDPDGWAALEETIAYAHGKDVPVLLDAKRADIGNTTRQYAQILETVDAITVNPYMGRDSLQPFLSNEEAGVFILCRTSNPGGEDLQDLELESGEQVYERIAALADLWNDNDNVGLVVGATKAEELEELREQVPDLPFLVPGVGAQGGDAEAAVEYGLSGEVGLINSSRGIIFAGENQGTEFATASEQAAKRLKKRLNQYRE, encoded by the coding sequence ATGAACTTCTTTGATCGGTTGCACGACCGCATTCGGATGGTCAACAGCGTCGTTAGCGTCGGACTCGACCCGGATCCCGCCCGTATCCCGAACCATTTGTCGGACTACGACCTGCCGCGATGGGCGTTCAATCGGCGGATCATCGACGCGACACACGAACACGCTGCGGTCTACAAACCCAATGCAGCCTTCTATGAGGACCCAGACGGGTGGGCCGCCCTCGAGGAAACCATCGCGTACGCCCACGGGAAGGACGTTCCCGTCCTCTTGGATGCCAAACGCGCCGATATCGGCAACACAACCCGCCAGTACGCCCAGATTCTCGAGACCGTCGATGCGATCACGGTCAACCCCTACATGGGCCGGGACTCGTTGCAGCCGTTCCTGTCGAACGAGGAGGCTGGTGTCTTCATCCTCTGTCGAACCTCGAACCCTGGTGGCGAGGATCTGCAGGATCTCGAACTCGAGAGTGGCGAACAAGTCTACGAGCGCATTGCCGCACTGGCGGACCTCTGGAACGATAACGACAACGTCGGCCTCGTCGTCGGCGCAACGAAAGCCGAAGAACTCGAGGAATTACGCGAACAGGTACCGGACCTCCCCTTCCTTGTCCCCGGCGTGGGCGCACAGGGTGGCGACGCGGAGGCTGCAGTTGAGTACGGGCTCTCGGGAGAAGTCGGGCTTATCAACTCCTCGCGCGGGATCATCTTCGCTGGCGAAAATCAGGGTACTGAGTTCGCAACGGCAAGCGAACAGGCAGCCAAACGGCTCAAGAAACGACTCAATCAGTATCGGGAATAA
- a CDS encoding DUF6517 family protein: MTLSRRSLLGAGATGAVALTAGCLDFVRGEGPLEFEANQVVPSASALAETGYEEDEIEHKEIDEEVDIGVEREIRASLWAGLYTKERELQGQTQDAGLFAAVSIPGIEVLGRSFNPLADLSGEELLEELMSQLDGEQDIDNISHEDSFGLEILGEGREVTIFGGEAEYGDEVLEVEIALTSFIHEDDLLVLLGTHPRLLAGEAANIERLMESVEHPV; encoded by the coding sequence ATGACTCTCTCTCGGCGGTCGCTCCTTGGTGCGGGGGCAACTGGGGCAGTTGCACTGACAGCCGGCTGTCTCGACTTCGTGAGGGGCGAGGGCCCACTCGAGTTCGAGGCCAATCAGGTCGTTCCGAGCGCGTCCGCGCTCGCAGAAACCGGGTACGAAGAAGACGAGATTGAACACAAAGAAATCGACGAGGAAGTCGATATCGGGGTCGAACGAGAAATCCGAGCCTCGCTGTGGGCAGGCCTCTACACGAAAGAGCGGGAACTGCAGGGCCAGACACAGGATGCCGGCCTCTTCGCAGCGGTTTCGATCCCCGGCATCGAAGTCCTTGGCCGCTCGTTCAACCCACTTGCAGACCTAAGCGGCGAGGAACTCCTTGAGGAACTTATGTCCCAACTTGATGGCGAACAGGACATCGACAACATCAGCCACGAGGACTCCTTTGGCCTCGAGATTCTGGGCGAGGGCCGCGAAGTCACTATTTTCGGCGGCGAAGCCGAATACGGCGATGAGGTTCTCGAGGTCGAAATCGCGTTGACATCCTTTATTCACGAGGACGATCTGCTCGTCTTACTTGGGACACATCCCCGCCTGCTGGCCGGCGAAGCGGCGAACATCGAGCGCTTGATGGAATCTGTCGAACACCCTGTGTGA
- a CDS encoding universal stress protein, translating into MDAPTPHSRDILDHVLVPVAHEDDATQTALALEPYDPVHVTAIHIVEKADGAPDKTPVEQSEAIAADSFAAIGTVFPDADERVKYARRVVDAIFEAADELDASAIAFRPRGGNRVVQFLSGDRSRKLVTGANRPVIALPTRDEVPSDADS; encoded by the coding sequence ATGGACGCTCCAACACCACACTCTCGAGACATACTCGATCACGTTCTGGTTCCGGTGGCACACGAAGACGACGCCACGCAAACCGCACTCGCGCTCGAGCCGTACGATCCCGTTCACGTCACGGCGATCCACATTGTCGAAAAAGCCGACGGTGCCCCAGACAAAACACCAGTCGAGCAATCCGAAGCAATCGCTGCGGACTCGTTTGCGGCGATAGGAACCGTGTTTCCCGACGCCGATGAGCGGGTCAAGTACGCACGTCGCGTTGTCGATGCAATTTTCGAGGCCGCAGACGAACTCGATGCCAGCGCTATCGCGTTCCGCCCGCGCGGCGGGAATCGTGTGGTTCAGTTTCTCTCGGGTGACCGCTCACGGAAACTCGTCACCGGTGCCAACCGCCCCGTCATTGCTCTCCCAACGAGAGACGAGGTACCATCGGACGCAGACTCGTAG
- a CDS encoding GTPBP1 family GTP-binding protein translates to MSRDRALLERALDRGEQDGGNVEFKERLSRDVHLEGGRRESLAAQLRHRLLSGDGEATYVVGVTDSGGLAGIDPDTFSETMDVLSLLAEEADAHIDDVQTWGVNDGLVGVALVHEGSVLETDDEHVVVGTAGHVDHGKSTLVGSLVTGQADDGNGATRSFLDVQPHEVERGLSADLSYAVYGFDDDGPVRVRNPNRKADRAAVVEEADRLVSFVDTVGHEPWLRTTIRGLVGQKLDYGMLVVAADDGPTRTTREHLGVLLATELPTIVAITKTDAVSDDRVEEVEREVEALLREVDKSPLRVARHGVDAAIEEIGERVVPIVETSAITMDGLETLDELFDRLPKTSQDMGEFRMYVDRSYSVTGVGAVASGTVMSGEVEAGDELLLGPMPDGRFQEVEVRSIEMHYHRVDQAQAGRIVGIALKGIKESAIERGMVLLPREADPQPVREFEAEVMVLNHPTRIGDGYEPVVHLETIGEAAAFHPEDGRLLPGDTGETTVRFKFRPYLVEEGQKFVFREGHSKGVGTVTDVHPME, encoded by the coding sequence ATGAGCCGTGACCGGGCTCTCCTCGAGCGAGCCCTGGACCGTGGCGAACAGGACGGAGGCAACGTCGAATTCAAAGAGCGGCTGTCACGTGATGTCCACCTCGAGGGTGGACGACGCGAGAGTCTGGCAGCCCAACTTCGACATCGCTTGCTGTCTGGCGACGGTGAAGCGACCTACGTCGTCGGCGTCACTGACAGTGGTGGCCTCGCTGGCATCGACCCTGATACCTTTTCGGAGACGATGGACGTTCTTTCCTTGCTCGCTGAGGAAGCCGACGCCCACATCGACGACGTCCAGACCTGGGGCGTCAACGACGGGTTAGTGGGTGTCGCGTTGGTCCACGAAGGCAGCGTCCTCGAGACCGATGATGAACACGTCGTCGTCGGGACGGCAGGCCACGTCGATCACGGCAAGAGTACGCTCGTGGGCTCACTTGTGACTGGCCAGGCCGACGACGGCAACGGCGCGACCCGGTCGTTCCTTGACGTCCAGCCCCACGAAGTCGAACGCGGGCTTTCAGCGGATCTCTCGTATGCCGTCTACGGCTTCGATGACGACGGTCCCGTTCGCGTGCGAAATCCGAACCGGAAAGCAGACCGTGCAGCCGTCGTCGAGGAAGCCGACCGACTCGTCTCGTTCGTCGACACCGTCGGCCACGAACCCTGGTTGCGCACCACGATCCGCGGCCTCGTCGGCCAGAAACTCGACTATGGCATGCTCGTCGTTGCCGCCGATGACGGCCCCACGCGGACCACGCGCGAACACCTCGGCGTCTTGCTCGCGACGGAACTACCGACCATTGTTGCGATCACGAAAACTGACGCCGTCAGCGACGACCGCGTCGAAGAAGTCGAACGCGAAGTCGAAGCCCTCCTCCGGGAAGTCGATAAATCGCCGCTGCGGGTCGCCCGCCACGGCGTCGACGCCGCCATCGAGGAAATCGGCGAGCGCGTCGTCCCCATCGTCGAAACCAGCGCGATCACCATGGATGGCCTCGAGACGCTGGACGAACTGTTCGACCGGCTGCCGAAAACGTCCCAGGATATGGGCGAGTTCCGGATGTACGTCGACCGCAGCTACTCCGTGACCGGCGTGGGCGCGGTTGCCTCGGGGACCGTCATGTCCGGAGAAGTCGAAGCCGGCGACGAACTCCTACTCGGGCCGATGCCAGACGGGCGATTTCAGGAGGTCGAAGTGCGCTCGATTGAGATGCACTACCACCGCGTCGACCAAGCTCAGGCGGGCCGAATCGTCGGTATCGCCCTGAAAGGAATCAAAGAGAGCGCCATCGAGCGCGGCATGGTCTTGCTCCCGCGGGAGGCAGATCCCCAACCTGTCCGCGAGTTCGAAGCCGAAGTGATGGTACTCAATCATCCCACCAGAATCGGCGACGGCTACGAACCCGTCGTCCACTTAGAGACCATCGGCGAAGCCGCCGCCTTCCATCCCGAAGACGGTCGTCTTCTGCCCGGTGACACCGGCGAAACCACCGTTCGGTTCAAGTTCCGCCCGTATCTCGTCGAGGAAGGCCAAAAGTTCGTCTTCCGTGAGGGCCACTCCAAGGGCGTCGGCACGGTTACCGATGTCCACCCGATGGAGTAA
- a CDS encoding HAD family hydrolase encodes MTQAVVFDLDYTLAVPTRDRETLLQEAVDTADAPALTREDYLEAHGNHLTQRSREPIFIDLLAEYDTTADPAAVATAYREAIADALEALPGVESMLEDLKADYRVGLLTNGPVRAQRDKLETLGWEDRFDAALVTGELEAGKPDPRAFEAIATELDVEPAETVYVGDDVDADVYGASNAGMAVIQVLLEGGPEPDSRAVAHVEQADIATALPEILAGLE; translated from the coding sequence ATGACACAGGCGGTCGTCTTCGACCTCGATTATACGCTTGCGGTTCCGACGCGGGACCGCGAAACGCTGTTACAGGAGGCCGTCGACACTGCTGACGCGCCGGCACTCACGCGCGAGGACTATCTCGAGGCCCATGGAAACCACCTCACCCAGCGCTCGCGCGAGCCGATTTTCATCGACTTGCTCGCCGAGTACGATACCACAGCCGATCCGGCCGCCGTTGCCACGGCCTACCGCGAGGCAATCGCAGACGCACTCGAGGCGCTGCCCGGTGTCGAATCCATGCTCGAGGATCTCAAAGCCGACTACCGAGTTGGGCTGTTGACCAACGGGCCAGTTCGGGCCCAGCGGGACAAACTCGAGACGCTCGGCTGGGAGGACCGCTTTGATGCCGCCCTCGTCACGGGCGAACTCGAGGCGGGCAAACCCGACCCGCGTGCGTTCGAAGCGATTGCAACTGAACTGGACGTCGAACCGGCGGAAACGGTCTACGTTGGCGACGACGTCGACGCCGACGTCTACGGCGCGAGCAACGCCGGAATGGCGGTCATACAGGTACTCCTCGAGGGCGGCCCTGAGCCCGATTCGCGGGCTGTGGCCCACGTCGAGCAGGCCGACATTGCAACGGCGCTGCCGGAGATTCTCGCTGGCCTCGAGTGA
- a CDS encoding cation:proton antiporter domain-containing protein, producing MSELLTAVSIMFIITGPLLLAANRYDLPTVPFFILAGVIAGFAMDGFGLDEELTLEIAQYGIALLVFSFGVGIDFAAVRSVLGDSEIAALGQIFIVGSLGIGISIVLGVAPTEAIYLGIAAALSSTIVGRALLQTEIDLRLIRGRLASTIQFVQDLLAIVFVLILGTGTLELGPVAAAIGYGLALIALAFLVNRYLFDIIGRLADGSDELMILGVVSLLAAFIGAAEFAGVSIVVGAFAAGLAVRHDPIEYLGLFNGLESIRDFFVAIFFVTIGALITFPFLETGHAESVEKVLIAGGLVVLTVVVKPALTTAILLAKGYERRTATLTGLSIDQVSEFALIIAIQALLIGAISETVFDAIILAAAVTMITSSLSQRYDEQLYRGLVNRGLLPRAHGKIDAWSDVPTDLSDHVVIVGYGRQGKRLVETCEELDHPYVVIENDPARRETVRKECNALVVGDAMEQYTWEKATVEQARLVFSTIESDSVSRQILSADFNADCIVRASEQETALELLEAGALYVGVPELLAGQQLVEHVEDLLEGDLTAEQLRAARQQDLELQADATQPHLQ from the coding sequence ATGAGTGAGTTACTCACCGCTGTCTCGATCATGTTCATCATCACCGGACCGCTCTTGCTGGCGGCAAACCGGTACGACCTCCCGACAGTGCCGTTTTTCATCCTCGCGGGCGTTATCGCCGGATTCGCGATGGACGGCTTTGGCCTCGACGAGGAACTGACCCTCGAGATAGCTCAGTACGGGATTGCGCTGCTCGTGTTCTCGTTCGGCGTTGGAATCGATTTCGCTGCCGTTCGGTCGGTGCTCGGCGACAGCGAAATCGCAGCACTTGGCCAGATTTTCATCGTTGGCTCGCTCGGCATCGGGATCAGCATCGTCCTCGGTGTTGCCCCCACTGAAGCGATCTATCTGGGGATTGCGGCCGCACTCTCCTCGACAATCGTCGGCCGAGCGCTGTTACAGACCGAGATCGATCTGCGGCTGATCCGTGGTCGACTGGCGAGTACGATCCAGTTCGTCCAGGACCTACTCGCTATTGTCTTCGTGCTCATCCTGGGGACGGGAACGCTCGAACTCGGCCCAGTCGCGGCCGCTATTGGCTACGGGCTGGCCTTGATCGCCCTCGCGTTCCTCGTCAACCGATACCTGTTCGACATCATTGGTCGACTCGCCGATGGGTCGGACGAACTCATGATTCTGGGCGTCGTCTCCTTGCTCGCGGCATTTATTGGTGCTGCCGAGTTCGCTGGCGTCTCGATTGTCGTCGGCGCATTTGCCGCCGGTCTCGCGGTTCGACACGATCCAATCGAGTATCTCGGTCTGTTCAACGGCCTCGAGTCGATCAGGGACTTCTTTGTCGCGATCTTCTTCGTAACCATTGGCGCGCTCATCACGTTCCCATTCCTCGAGACGGGGCATGCCGAGTCCGTCGAGAAGGTGCTGATTGCCGGCGGTCTCGTTGTGCTCACAGTCGTCGTGAAACCAGCGCTTACGACGGCGATCTTGCTGGCGAAAGGCTATGAGCGACGCACGGCAACGCTGACCGGCCTCAGCATCGATCAGGTCAGCGAGTTCGCGCTCATCATCGCGATTCAGGCGCTGTTGATCGGTGCAATCTCCGAGACGGTGTTCGACGCGATCATCCTCGCTGCAGCCGTCACGATGATCACCTCGAGTCTGAGTCAACGCTACGACGAACAGCTGTATCGCGGGCTGGTCAACCGAGGGCTCCTCCCACGTGCACACGGCAAGATTGATGCGTGGAGCGACGTGCCAACGGACCTCTCTGACCACGTCGTCATCGTCGGCTACGGGCGACAGGGGAAGCGACTGGTCGAAACCTGCGAGGAACTCGACCACCCCTACGTCGTCATCGAAAACGATCCCGCTCGTCGAGAAACAGTCCGCAAGGAGTGTAACGCACTCGTCGTCGGCGACGCGATGGAACAGTACACGTGGGAGAAAGCAACCGTCGAGCAAGCGCGGCTGGTCTTCTCGACGATTGAATCCGATTCCGTCTCGAGACAGATTCTCTCCGCCGATTTCAACGCTGATTGTATCGTCCGTGCGAGCGAGCAGGAAACGGCGCTCGAGTTGCTCGAGGCAGGTGCGTTGTACGTCGGTGTCCCCGAACTCCTCGCCGGCCAGCAACTTGTCGAACACGTCGAAGACTTGCTCGAGGGTGACCTGACTGCCGAACAACTTCGAGCAGCGCGCCAGCAGGATCTGGAGCTACAGGCGGATGCAACGCAGCCGCACTTACAGTGA
- a CDS encoding pyridoxal phosphate-dependent aminotransferase: MTEFSQRVEQVSISGIREVFEAASDDAINLGLGQPDFPTPAHARRGAIEAIENGHTDAYTSNKGTETLREAIATKYDRDYGLEIDPADVIATSGGSEALHIALEAHVDPGQEVIFPDPGFVSYDALTKLADGTPKPVGLRDDLTLDPATVEEAITDDTAVFIVNSPANPTGAVQSEEDMREFARIADEHDVLCVSDEVYEKIVFEGEHRSPLEFAESDNVVVVSACSKTYSMTGWRLGWVTGSNRRIERMLRVHQYGQACASAPAQYAAEAALTGPQDPVSEMVTAFEDRRDVVVDGLEDAGLEVPTPSGAFYAMPKVPDGWCDEVIDRGVVVVPGDAFGANGAGYARLSYATGMEELKEALEIMADATAALR, encoded by the coding sequence ATGACAGAGTTCTCACAGCGGGTCGAACAGGTGTCGATCAGTGGCATTCGCGAAGTGTTCGAAGCCGCCAGTGACGACGCGATCAATCTTGGACTCGGCCAACCGGACTTTCCAACGCCGGCACACGCCCGCCGCGGCGCAATCGAGGCCATCGAAAACGGTCACACCGACGCCTACACGTCGAACAAAGGCACCGAAACCCTCCGCGAAGCTATCGCCACGAAGTACGACCGTGACTACGGCCTCGAGATCGATCCGGCCGACGTCATCGCCACCTCGGGCGGCAGCGAAGCCCTGCATATCGCACTCGAGGCCCACGTCGATCCCGGACAGGAGGTCATCTTCCCCGATCCGGGCTTTGTCTCCTACGACGCGCTGACGAAACTCGCCGACGGGACGCCCAAGCCGGTCGGGCTTCGCGACGATCTCACGCTCGATCCAGCAACAGTCGAGGAGGCAATTACCGACGACACCGCTGTCTTCATCGTCAACAGCCCGGCCAACCCCACCGGAGCCGTCCAGAGCGAAGAAGACATGCGCGAGTTCGCACGCATAGCCGACGAACACGACGTGCTCTGTGTCTCCGACGAAGTCTACGAGAAAATCGTCTTCGAGGGCGAACACCGCTCGCCGCTCGAGTTCGCCGAGTCGGACAACGTCGTCGTCGTCAGCGCCTGCTCGAAGACCTACTCGATGACTGGCTGGCGACTCGGCTGGGTGACTGGTTCAAACCGACGCATCGAACGCATGCTGCGCGTCCATCAGTACGGCCAGGCCTGTGCCTCCGCGCCCGCCCAGTACGCCGCCGAGGCCGCCCTCACCGGACCGCAAGACCCCGTTTCGGAGATGGTCACCGCGTTCGAGGACCGCCGCGATGTCGTCGTCGACGGCCTCGAGGACGCCGGACTCGAGGTGCCGACGCCCTCGGGTGCGTTCTACGCGATGCCGAAGGTACCCGACGGCTGGTGTGACGAAGTGATCGACCGCGGTGTGGTCGTCGTCCCCGGCGACGCCTTCGGCGCGAACGGCGCGGGCTATGCCCGACTGTCGTACGCGACCGGCATGGAGGAACTGAAAGAGGCACTCGAGATCATGGCCGACGCGACGGCAGCGCTTCGCTGA
- a CDS encoding cation:proton antiporter: MVTETALTVDLAVILFCATFAGFLAKQTGQPTIIAYILAGVVIGPAVLGIVEVSELTELLSELGLAFLLFLLGIKMRLEEIQHVLSPIVKIALPQMALVFLAGAGIAYALPPFGLLEAFLIGLAVMYSSTAVVIKMLNDKDEATSLHGKIDVGILLVQDVVVVIILAVLAAGQPESFTEVATTLAVVLVLVALVTVAALVASRTVLPIVFRRIADNKEIFFLVAISWAFLFVFVSDNINLFLEPFGIEAYLSIEMGAFMAGVAIAQLPYSKELQDRVNPLTDLFVMVFFVSVALDLEAAQLFAYTQEALIAALVLMPVKFLIFFYLLDWQGFGSETTFLGSLNMIQVSEFGIIVTAVAVTGGFIEAEVLGFMTLLAIFTMAVSVYFIEFSHTLFERFESPITRFAGEGSFEGDKQEYRDHAVVIGYDDVTRNVLPLLADHYEDVVVVDRTVEHVETLEEEGYDAVYGDFRNATIRKDVAAKRADFVLSSSVDPAVNSVLLESVSEDATVLVEADRIEDARTLYDSGVHCVLMTPYLAADRLAAYLHTYLEDGRVTDRLERTLESDIELLATDEPFPDHDGGFGGGLDE; this comes from the coding sequence ATGGTTACCGAAACAGCGCTTACTGTTGATCTCGCTGTTATTTTGTTCTGTGCGACATTTGCAGGATTCCTCGCCAAACAGACTGGCCAACCGACGATCATCGCGTACATTCTCGCCGGCGTCGTGATCGGACCGGCAGTGCTTGGCATCGTCGAGGTCAGCGAACTAACCGAGTTGCTCTCGGAACTCGGTCTCGCGTTCTTGCTGTTCTTGCTCGGGATCAAAATGCGTCTCGAAGAGATTCAACACGTCCTCTCACCAATCGTCAAAATTGCGCTCCCGCAGATGGCGCTCGTCTTTCTCGCGGGGGCGGGAATCGCGTATGCGCTTCCCCCGTTCGGTCTGCTCGAGGCGTTTCTCATCGGCCTTGCAGTAATGTATAGTTCGACGGCCGTCGTCATCAAGATGTTAAACGACAAGGACGAAGCAACCTCATTGCACGGCAAAATCGATGTTGGCATCCTGCTCGTACAGGACGTCGTCGTCGTCATTATTCTGGCCGTGCTCGCAGCCGGACAGCCGGAGAGTTTCACAGAGGTCGCGACGACGCTCGCCGTCGTGCTCGTCCTCGTTGCGCTCGTGACGGTCGCAGCGCTTGTTGCCTCCCGAACGGTCCTCCCGATTGTCTTCCGTCGGATCGCAGATAACAAGGAAATCTTCTTCCTCGTCGCTATCTCGTGGGCGTTTCTGTTCGTCTTCGTCTCCGACAACATCAACCTCTTTCTCGAGCCGTTTGGCATCGAGGCGTACCTCTCGATTGAGATGGGTGCGTTCATGGCCGGCGTCGCCATCGCCCAACTCCCCTACAGCAAGGAGTTGCAAGACCGGGTCAATCCGCTGACTGATCTGTTCGTCATGGTCTTTTTCGTCTCGGTCGCACTCGACCTCGAGGCCGCGCAACTGTTTGCGTACACCCAGGAGGCACTCATCGCTGCGCTGGTGTTGATGCCAGTAAAGTTCCTGATCTTCTTCTACCTGCTCGACTGGCAGGGTTTCGGGTCCGAAACGACGTTCCTCGGGAGTCTCAACATGATACAGGTCAGCGAGTTCGGGATTATCGTCACTGCCGTCGCGGTCACAGGCGGGTTCATCGAGGCCGAGGTGCTCGGCTTCATGACGCTGCTTGCAATCTTCACGATGGCCGTCTCGGTGTACTTCATCGAGTTCAGCCATACGCTGTTCGAGCGATTCGAGTCGCCGATCACGCGATTCGCCGGCGAGGGGTCGTTCGAGGGTGACAAACAGGAGTACCGCGATCATGCAGTCGTCATCGGCTACGACGACGTGACGCGAAACGTCCTGCCGTTGCTCGCGGATCACTACGAGGATGTTGTCGTCGTCGACCGAACCGTCGAACACGTCGAAACGCTCGAGGAAGAGGGGTACGACGCCGTCTACGGTGACTTCCGAAACGCAACGATCCGGAAGGATGTCGCCGCAAAACGAGCGGATTTCGTCCTCTCGTCGTCGGTCGACCCGGCGGTCAACTCGGTGTTGCTCGAGTCAGTCAGCGAGGACGCGACGGTCCTCGTCGAGGCGGATCGAATCGAAGACGCACGTACCCTCTACGATAGCGGCGTCCACTGTGTACTGATGACCCCATACCTCGCCGCGGACAGACTTGCTGCGTACCTGCACACGTATCTCGAGGACGGTCGCGTTACGGACCGACTCGAGCGAACGCTCGAGTCGGACATCGAGTTGCTGGCCACTGATGAGCCGTTCCCGGACCACGACGGTGGATTCGGAGGTGGTCTCGATGAGTGA